The proteins below come from a single Miscanthus floridulus cultivar M001 chromosome 1, ASM1932011v1, whole genome shotgun sequence genomic window:
- the LOC136489189 gene encoding probable glucomannan 4-beta-mannosyltransferase 2: MAPAAWAVPALTAAAWALRAAVWACLAASAMLVAEAAYMGLSSLVAAAAAMLWRWRRTDTRYRWEPMPMPMPMPGAGGRVDVEVAATGADFSMVLVQIPMYNEREVYKLSIAAACALTWPPDRIVIQVLDDSTDPIIKELVELECQDWATKKVNIKYEVRDNRKGYKAGALKKGMEHIYAKQCDFVAIFDADFQPEPDFLLKTIPFLVHNPKIALVQARWEFVNYDVCMMTRIQKMSLDYHFKVEQESGSFVYSFFGFNGTAGVWRVSAINQSGGWKDRTTVEDMDLAVRASLKGWEFLYVGDIRVKSELPSTFKAYRHQQHRWTCGAANLFRKMAWEIITNKEVSIWKKHHLLYSFFFVRRVIAPLVTFLFYCVVIPLSAMVPGVSIPVWGLVYIPTAITCMNAIRNPGSLHLMPFWILFENVMSMHRMRAAVTGLLETAHANDWVVTEKVGDLVKDDLDVPLLEPVKPTECVERIYFPELLLALLLLICASYDFVLGSHKYYLYLYLQAFAYVVMGFGFVGTKTPCS, translated from the exons ATGGCGCCGGCGGCCTGGGCGGTTCCGGCGCTCACGGCCGCTGCGTGGGCGCTGCGGGCGGCGGTGTGGGCGTGCCTCGCCGCGTCGGCGATGCTCGTCGCCGAGGCCGCGTACATGGGCCTCTCCagcctcgtcgccgccgccgccgcgatgcTGTGGCGCTGGCGCCGCACCGACACGAGGTACCGCTGGGAgcccatgcccatgcccatgcccatgcccGGGGCCGGGGGCCGCGTCGACGTCGAGGTGGCGGCCACTGGGGCGGACTTCTCCATGGTGCTCGTGCAGATCCCCATGTACAACGAGAGGGAG GTGTACAAGCTATCCATTGCTGCGGCGTGTGCCCTCACATGGCCACCAGACCGTATTGTAATACAAGTCTTGGATGATTCCACTGATCCGATTATTAAG GAACTAGTGGAGCTTGAGTGCCAGGATTGGGCCACCAAAAAAGTTAACATCAAGTATGAGGTTAGAGATAACAGAAAGGGATACAAAGCAGGTGCGCTGAAGAAGGGCATGGAACATATATACGCCAAGCAATGTGACTTCGTTGCTATCTTTGATGCGGATTTCCAACCTGAACCTGACTTCCTTTTAAAAACCATACCGTTTCTTGTGCATAACCCAAAGATTGCACTTGTACAAGCACGTTGGGAGTTTG TGAACTATGATGTTTGCATGATGACAAGGATACAGAAGATGTCTCTGGACTATCATTTCAAAGTTGAGCAGGAATCAGGATCATTTGTGTAttcattttttggctttaatG GTACAGCTGGTGTGTGGCGTGTATCTGCTATTAATCAGTCTGGAGGATGGAAAGATCGCACCACTGTAGAAGATATGGACCTGGCTGTACGGGCAAGCCTCAAGGGATGGGAATTCTTGTATGTTGGTGATATTAGG GTTAAGAGTGAACTACCAAGTACCTTCAAAGCCTACCGTCATCAACAACATAGGTGGACTTGTGGTGCCGCCAATCTCTTCAGGAAAATGGCTTGGGAAATCATTACAAACAAG GAGGTGTCAATATGGAAGAAACATCATCTGCTATACAGCTTTTTCTTTGTCCGAAGGGTTATTGCTCCCCTTGTGACATTCTTGTTTTATTGTGTTGTCATCCCTTTGTCTGCCATGGTTCCTGGTGTCAGCATTCCTGTATGGGGGCTGGTCTATATTCCCACTGCAATTACATGTATGAACGCCATCAGAAATCCTGG GTCTCTCCATCTGATGCCCTTCTGGATTCTGTTCGAGAATGTTATGTCCATGCACCGCATGCGTGCTGCTGTAACCGGTTTACTTGAGACTGCACATGCAAATGATTGGGTAGTCACTGAGAAGGTAGGAGATCTTGTGAAGGATGACCTGGATGTTCCACTCCTTGAACCAGTGAAGCCAACAGAATGCGTTGAGAG GATTTACTTTCCTGAGCTCTTGCTTGCACTCCTCCTCTTAATATGTGCTTCATATGACTTCGTACTTGGAAGCCACAAATACTATCTTTACCTATACCTCCAGGCctttgcatatgttgtaatgggtTTTGGTTTCGTTGGAACAAAAACTCCATGTTCATAG